The Bacteroidota bacterium genome window below encodes:
- the lysA gene encoding diaminopimelate decarboxylase, with protein MLPSPYSIGGVDALAICSSYGTPVYVYDSATILRQFDRLKMAFSAANVKIKYACKALTNISVMKLLHRAGAGLDVVSIQEAWLGLKAGFSPSEILFTPNCVSIEEISMAVGLGLMINIDNISILEQFGNLYGGKVPCCIRINPHIVAGGNVHIQTGHIDSKFGISIHQMRHLHRVIESHGINVIGLHMHSGSDILDARVFIQGAELLFDAAMGFKDLQFIDFGSGFKVAYKDDDVTTDIEELGKEMTSRFLAFCKEYGRELELWFEPGKYLVSEAGYLFVRVNVIKQTTATVFAGVDSGQNHLIRPMFYDAYHKITNISNPEGTPRVYTVVGYICETDTFAWDRKINEIREGDILCFHNAGAYGFSMSSNYNSRFRPAEVLVHQGQAHLIRKRETLEDLLRNQVEMEFIDEISKVTT; from the coding sequence ATGCTTCCTTCCCCTTATTCGATTGGTGGTGTTGATGCTTTGGCGATCTGCTCGTCCTATGGCACGCCAGTTTATGTGTATGATTCAGCCACGATTTTGCGGCAATTCGACCGGCTGAAAATGGCATTCTCTGCAGCAAATGTCAAGATCAAATATGCATGCAAGGCACTGACAAACATTTCAGTGATGAAGCTGTTGCATCGGGCGGGTGCAGGCTTGGATGTTGTTTCGATTCAGGAGGCTTGGCTAGGACTGAAAGCGGGCTTTTCGCCTTCCGAAATTTTATTCACCCCCAATTGCGTATCGATTGAAGAGATTTCGATGGCTGTGGGGCTTGGTTTGATGATCAACATCGACAACATCAGCATTCTGGAACAATTCGGGAACCTCTACGGCGGAAAAGTACCTTGCTGCATCCGCATCAATCCACACATTGTCGCCGGGGGGAACGTTCATATTCAGACGGGGCATATTGACTCGAAGTTTGGCATCAGCATTCATCAAATGCGCCATCTACACCGTGTCATAGAATCCCATGGCATCAACGTGATTGGCTTGCATATGCATAGCGGTTCCGACATTTTGGATGCGCGCGTATTTATCCAGGGAGCCGAATTGTTGTTTGATGCTGCAATGGGCTTCAAGGATTTACAGTTCATCGACTTTGGTTCTGGATTCAAAGTTGCCTACAAAGACGATGATGTGACCACCGACATTGAGGAATTGGGCAAGGAAATGACCTCGCGGTTCCTCGCATTCTGCAAAGAATATGGCAGGGAATTGGAGCTATGGTTCGAACCCGGGAAGTATCTGGTCAGCGAAGCAGGGTACTTATTTGTGCGTGTCAATGTGATCAAACAGACCACGGCGACGGTATTTGCGGGAGTGGATTCAGGGCAAAATCACCTGATCCGACCCATGTTTTACGATGCCTATCACAAGATTACCAACATCAGCAACCCGGAGGGAACACCGCGGGTCTATACAGTTGTTGGTTACATTTGTGAGACGGATACCTTTGCCTGGGACCGCAAAATCAATGAAATCCGTGAAGGAGACATCCTCTGCTTTCACAACGCCGGTGCCTACGGCTTCAGCATGAGCAGCAACTACAATTCGAGGTTCAGACCCGCCGAAGTGCTCGTGCACCAAGGTCAAGCCCACTTGATCCGGAAGCGCGAGACGCTTGAGGATTTGCTCCGCAATCAGGTGGA